A genome region from bacterium includes the following:
- a CDS encoding tetratricopeptide repeat protein — translation MSSGKEGAGDGRLNAAALAFVLFCAALAFGPVTGFEFLYWDDPLYVTQNTWIRSLSRENLYRFFSAPLEGIYQPLTWIFYAFQYKLGELNPRVFHTFSLFFHLANTALVYFFLRLLDRRLATPLLGALVFALHPQRVETVAWVSAQKDLVCTAFFLGSLIAWLCFRERPSTAGYLSCFSLFVLACLAKSMAVTIPLLLLAIDWYQGRKDYKKALAEKLPFFAVSLFIGFMAIAAREEFEPLLREFTYNPSYRIFSASYRLVYYHLARFFYPWLGGEMLYPRWEDLSGGVPLSYVLLAPALLAILLLTYVFIRRFRDLALMTFFFFLTIFPTIGIISVGSSADRYNYLPSAALSSLFALLVTKILSRIKIRSALRASVLLGGICVFVLSYGYGAYKMTFNWKDDISFLGHVIDNFPETSGHASNKATAYLDRGWVYLGRGDPARALSDFDESLRLKPGNAPAYKGRGIALEQTGDVPGAIDSLNKSLESGFETPDTYAGLAALYLSAGELPAALESARRAAALGYPVPPELAEKIRTALEEKERTP, via the coding sequence TTGAGCTCTGGAAAAGAAGGGGCCGGGGATGGCCGGTTAAACGCCGCCGCGCTCGCCTTCGTCCTCTTTTGCGCCGCGCTTGCCTTCGGCCCCGTAACGGGCTTTGAGTTCCTCTACTGGGACGACCCTCTCTACGTAACGCAAAATACCTGGATACGGAGCCTTTCGCGGGAGAATTTATACCGCTTTTTCAGCGCGCCCCTCGAAGGAATCTACCAGCCTCTCACCTGGATCTTTTACGCCTTCCAGTACAAACTCGGAGAGCTGAACCCGAGGGTGTTCCACACCTTCAGCCTTTTTTTTCACCTCGCCAACACCGCGCTGGTTTACTTTTTCCTCCGTCTGCTCGACCGGAGGCTGGCGACTCCGCTTCTGGGGGCGCTTGTCTTCGCGCTCCATCCCCAGCGGGTTGAAACGGTCGCTTGGGTTTCGGCCCAGAAAGACCTTGTCTGCACGGCTTTTTTTCTCGGCTCCCTGATCGCCTGGCTTTGCTTCCGCGAAAGGCCTTCTACAGCCGGATATCTCTCCTGCTTCTCGCTCTTCGTGCTCGCCTGTCTGGCAAAATCGATGGCGGTGACGATACCCCTTTTGCTTCTCGCCATCGACTGGTATCAGGGAAGAAAAGACTACAAAAAGGCGCTTGCCGAAAAGCTTCCCTTTTTCGCGGTCTCCCTGTTTATCGGCTTCATGGCCATTGCAGCCAGGGAAGAGTTCGAGCCCCTTCTTCGGGAATTCACCTATAATCCTTCTTACAGGATTTTTTCGGCGTCTTACCGCCTCGTCTATTACCACCTCGCGCGCTTTTTCTACCCCTGGCTCGGGGGCGAGATGCTCTATCCCCGCTGGGAAGACCTCTCGGGCGGCGTCCCCCTCTCTTACGTCCTGCTGGCTCCCGCCCTCCTCGCGATTTTGCTTTTGACGTACGTATTCATCAGGCGCTTTCGAGATCTGGCCCTGATGACGTTTTTTTTCTTCCTGACCATCTTCCCTACTATCGGGATTATCTCCGTCGGCTCCTCCGCCGACAGGTACAACTACCTCCCTTCGGCAGCCCTCTCCTCCCTTTTCGCTCTTCTCGTCACCAAAATCCTTTCCCGCATCAAAATCCGCTCCGCGCTCCGGGCCAGCGTCCTTCTGGGGGGCATCTGCGTTTTTGTCCTCTCTTACGGCTACGGTGCGTATAAAATGACCTTCAACTGGAAGGACGACATAAGTTTTCTTGGCCACGTCATCGACAACTTCCCTGAAACGAGCGGACACGCGAGCAACAAGGCGACCGCATACCTTGACCGGGGGTGGGTTTACCTCGGCAGGGGAGACCCCGCGAGGGCGCTTTCGGACTTCGACGAGAGCCTGAGGCTCAAGCCGGGAAACGCGCCCGCTTACAAGGGAAGGGGTATTGCTCTCGAACAAACAGGCGACGTTCCCGGGGCGATAGATTCACTCAATAAATCGCTGGAGTCGGGATTTGAAACGCCCGATACTTATGCCGGGCTTGCGGCGCTCTACCTGAGCGCGGGAGAGCTCCCGGCAGCCCTGGAAAGCGCCCGCAGAGCGGCAGCCCTCGGATATCCCGTTCCCCCGGAACTCGCGGAAAAAATCAGGACCGCGCTCGAGGAAAAAGAAAGAACTCCTTGA
- a CDS encoding glycosyltransferase family 9 protein, with protein MNVPLLRKLDYWLGIPLCGVLTACRRIFGSSKEIPGGKIRSILFVKLAEQGSTVLARPAILRAIEEAGRDHVHFLVFDENRHILDAMNLVPPGNIHTVPSSGAFDTLLGCLAAVRVLQKLEFDAAVDLEFFSRGTAVLSYLSGAKRRAGYHVPELTGPYRGDLFTERLSFNPVLHTEDGFLSLVEAAISSPPYAPALDWRPPERFERGPVFSPSWEDLEWLKNVREEFHASGAPLILLNTNAGELLPLRRWPGENFVALAKNLLERYPEIKIAFTGTGGEAGLVEALAAKTGSSRCFSLAGRTSISRLLALMENSEALVTSDSGPSHFASLTGIGTVTLFGPETPLLFAARTARNRVITSGLACSPCMNAFNGRSSNCKRNICMERITVEEVFEAVCRIYEERKR; from the coding sequence ATGAACGTCCCCCTCCTCCGGAAGCTCGATTACTGGCTGGGGATTCCCCTCTGCGGGGTTCTCACCGCCTGTCGGCGCATCTTCGGAAGCTCGAAGGAGATTCCCGGCGGGAAGATACGCAGCATCCTCTTTGTAAAGCTCGCCGAACAGGGCTCTACGGTGCTGGCCAGACCGGCTATCCTCCGGGCGATTGAGGAAGCGGGAAGAGACCACGTTCACTTTCTGGTTTTCGACGAGAACCGCCACATCCTCGACGCAATGAACCTCGTACCGCCGGGTAACATCCACACCGTTCCGTCCAGCGGCGCTTTCGACACCCTCCTCGGCTGCCTCGCGGCAGTCCGCGTCCTTCAAAAACTCGAGTTCGATGCGGCGGTGGATCTAGAGTTCTTTTCAAGGGGGACCGCGGTGCTTTCCTACCTTTCCGGGGCAAAAAGAAGGGCGGGATATCACGTCCCAGAGCTTACCGGCCCCTACCGGGGCGACCTCTTTACCGAACGTCTCAGCTTCAATCCCGTTTTGCACACCGAGGACGGTTTTCTTTCCCTCGTCGAGGCGGCGATTTCCTCCCCTCCGTACGCCCCCGCCCTCGACTGGCGGCCGCCGGAGCGCTTTGAGCGCGGGCCGGTGTTCAGCCCCTCCTGGGAGGACCTCGAATGGCTCAAAAACGTCAGGGAAGAGTTCCACGCTTCCGGCGCGCCGCTGATACTCCTCAATACAAACGCCGGGGAGCTGCTTCCCCTGCGCCGCTGGCCGGGGGAAAATTTCGTGGCGCTCGCGAAAAACCTCCTTGAGAGGTATCCGGAAATAAAAATCGCCTTCACCGGGACCGGCGGCGAAGCCGGGCTCGTCGAGGCGCTCGCGGCAAAAACCGGCAGTTCCCGCTGCTTTTCTCTCGCCGGAAGGACCTCCATCTCCAGGCTGCTCGCGCTCATGGAGAACTCCGAGGCTCTGGTCACGAGCGACAGCGGCCCCTCCCATTTCGCCAGCCTCACAGGAATCGGCACGGTCACTCTTTTCGGCCCGGAGACTCCGCTGCTCTTCGCGGCGAGGACAGCCCGCAACCGCGTAATAACCTCCGGCCTGGCCTGCAGCCCCTGCATGAACGCCTTCAACGGCAGGTCTTCAAACTGCAAAAGAAACATCTGCATGGAAAGGATAACCGTGGAGGAGGTCTTCGAGGCCGTCTGCCGAATATACGAAGAGCGCAAACGCTGA
- a CDS encoding lactate utilization protein has protein sequence MNEWSKWKIEKQLEKTSAALEKNGFSSVVCENGTGAAKLVMGFAKGAQTIGFGGSMTVAGLNLPGKLADAGKECLNHSAPGLAPEERLAIMRRQLTSDLFLTGVGAVTLDGKLVNIDATGNRVGAMTFGPKKVIVLAGFNKLVPDVEEGIKRIRMWAAPPNAKRIGAATPCVETGFCSDCDSPQRICRVVHIMEKKPRMTDITVILIAESMGL, from the coding sequence ATGAACGAATGGTCGAAGTGGAAAATCGAAAAGCAGCTTGAAAAGACCTCCGCCGCCCTTGAGAAAAACGGTTTTTCGTCTGTTGTCTGCGAAAACGGGACCGGCGCGGCGAAGCTGGTAATGGGTTTCGCAAAAGGAGCCCAGACCATCGGGTTCGGAGGGTCTATGACCGTCGCCGGGCTGAATCTTCCGGGCAAGCTCGCCGACGCGGGAAAGGAATGCCTGAACCACAGCGCTCCGGGGCTGGCTCCGGAGGAAAGGCTTGCGATAATGCGCCGCCAGCTGACGTCCGACCTCTTCCTCACCGGGGTGGGCGCGGTAACCCTCGACGGCAAGCTGGTGAACATCGACGCCACGGGCAACAGGGTGGGCGCGATGACCTTCGGCCCGAAAAAGGTCATTGTGTTGGCGGGTTTCAACAAGCTCGTGCCGGACGTGGAAGAGGGAATCAAGCGGATAAGGATGTGGGCGGCCCCGCCAAACGCAAAGCGTATAGGAGCCGCCACCCCCTGCGTCGAGACCGGCTTTTGCTCGGATTGCGACAGCCCGCAGAGAATCTGCAGGGTGGTTCACATAATGGAGAAAAAACCCCGCATGACCGATATCACGGTAATTCTGATAGCGGAGTCCATGGGGCTTTAA
- a CDS encoding DegT/DnrJ/EryC1/StrS family aminotransferase: protein MAADKITVPFGTITITDTAKRLVNEALDKKRISSGKLVREFEDKFAKVAGTKEAVAVSSGTDADILALAVLHDFGARRGDEIIIPALSFVATGNAVLHAGFTPVFVDVEQGTLNIDPDRIEGAITERTRAIMPVHLMGKPAEMDRINAIAKKRGLKVIEDAAEAHGALYKGKPAGSMGDLGAFSTYVAHIITTGEGGVVTTDNEAYAEVLRSLRSHGRTCACKQCSLNTASGYCAKRFRGEGGEDVRFTFDRIGYSCKMNELEAAIGLGALEVYEEILEKRHDNLTYVLTRFDRFAPFLSTIREEPWERIGPHAIPIILNEAAPFTRAQLTQRLEDAGIETRTLFASMPTQCLGFSYLGYREGEFPVAEYMGKFGLHVGVHQDLGEREMAYILETIEVFLSKYR, encoded by the coding sequence GTGGCTGCTGACAAGATAACCGTCCCCTTCGGGACGATAACGATAACCGATACCGCTAAAAGACTCGTCAACGAGGCCCTCGACAAGAAGAGGATATCCAGCGGCAAGCTGGTGCGCGAGTTCGAGGACAAGTTCGCGAAGGTCGCGGGGACGAAGGAAGCCGTCGCGGTGAGTTCCGGAACCGACGCCGACATACTCGCCCTCGCCGTCCTCCACGATTTCGGCGCGAGGCGCGGCGACGAGATTATAATCCCTGCGCTCTCCTTCGTCGCCACCGGCAACGCCGTCCTCCACGCCGGGTTCACCCCGGTCTTCGTGGACGTGGAGCAGGGCACCCTGAACATCGACCCCGACAGAATCGAGGGGGCGATAACGGAGCGCACCCGCGCCATAATGCCCGTCCATCTCATGGGCAAGCCCGCCGAAATGGACAGGATCAACGCCATAGCCAAAAAGCGCGGCCTCAAGGTCATCGAGGACGCGGCGGAGGCCCACGGGGCGCTCTACAAGGGAAAACCCGCCGGTTCGATGGGTGATCTGGGGGCGTTCAGCACTTACGTAGCCCACATAATCACCACGGGCGAGGGCGGCGTCGTCACCACGGACAACGAGGCTTACGCCGAGGTCTTACGGTCGCTGCGCTCCCACGGCCGCACCTGCGCCTGCAAGCAGTGCTCCCTGAACACCGCCTCGGGTTACTGCGCGAAGCGTTTCAGGGGCGAGGGGGGCGAGGACGTGCGCTTCACCTTCGACCGTATCGGCTATTCCTGCAAGATGAACGAACTGGAGGCGGCGATAGGCCTCGGCGCGCTGGAGGTCTACGAAGAGATACTGGAAAAACGCCACGACAATCTGACGTACGTCCTGACCCGCTTCGACCGTTTCGCCCCCTTCCTCTCCACCATCAGGGAGGAACCTTGGGAGCGCATCGGCCCCCACGCCATACCCATCATACTAAACGAAGCCGCACCCTTCACGAGGGCACAGCTTACGCAGCGCCTCGAAGACGCCGGCATAGAGACCCGCACCCTCTTCGCCTCGATGCCGACCCAGTGCCTGGGCTTTAGCTACCTCGGCTACAGGGAGGGAGAGTTCCCCGTCGCGGAGTATATGGGGAAATTCGGCCTTCACGTCGGAGTCCATCAGGATCTGGGGGAGAGGGAGATGGCTTATATACTGGAAACTATTGAGGTGTTTCTCTCGAAGTATCGTTAA
- a CDS encoding glycosyltransferase has product MDELVARMRSTLDPLGIDYELIFVNDDSTDGSLEILKKYNAEDPRIKIVNMSRRFGHYPCALAGFKCARGDAMVMISTDLQDPPELIPEMIEKFKAGADVVNTVRTKRLGENPLKMWITKKAYQVINALSDIELPENMGDFKLLSRKVVNELMNMKELDPYLRGIIRWIGFHQETVYYVRAARYSGKTHFPLLGKGPIQEFIRGVTAFSSAPLYACLIYGFIISLLAFLYLIVVVTTKIIGVNLPGWSAIMAAILFLGGNTLLTNGVLGLYIARMYDQIKERPRYIISEKIGFEGDTKKKQMLVSWRKRKEKPVNPEV; this is encoded by the coding sequence ATGGACGAGCTCGTCGCGAGGATGAGGAGCACTCTCGATCCTCTCGGCATCGACTACGAGCTTATCTTCGTCAACGACGATTCCACCGACGGATCCCTTGAGATACTGAAGAAATACAACGCCGAAGACCCCCGCATAAAGATCGTGAACATGTCGCGCCGCTTCGGCCACTACCCTTGCGCCCTGGCCGGTTTCAAATGCGCCAGGGGCGACGCGATGGTGATGATATCGACCGACCTGCAGGACCCGCCCGAACTCATCCCCGAGATGATAGAGAAATTCAAGGCGGGGGCGGACGTGGTGAACACCGTGCGGACCAAGCGCCTCGGCGAGAATCCGCTGAAGATGTGGATAACGAAAAAGGCCTACCAGGTCATAAACGCCCTCTCCGACATCGAACTTCCCGAGAACATGGGGGATTTCAAGCTCCTCTCCCGCAAGGTCGTCAACGAGCTGATGAACATGAAGGAGCTCGACCCCTACCTTCGCGGAATTATCCGCTGGATAGGCTTTCACCAGGAGACGGTCTACTACGTCCGCGCGGCTCGCTACTCGGGCAAGACCCACTTCCCGCTGCTAGGGAAGGGGCCGATACAGGAGTTCATAAGGGGAGTGACGGCTTTTTCCTCCGCGCCGCTCTACGCCTGCCTCATATACGGCTTCATAATCTCGCTCCTGGCGTTTCTGTACCTTATCGTCGTCGTCACGACCAAGATAATCGGGGTAAATCTCCCCGGCTGGTCGGCGATAATGGCGGCAATCCTCTTCCTCGGGGGAAACACCCTTCTGACCAACGGCGTCCTCGGCCTTTACATCGCGAGGATGTACGACCAGATAAAGGAGAGGCCGCGCTACATCATCAGCGAGAAGATCGGCTTCGAGGGGGATACAAAAAAGAAGCAGATGCTTGTTTCGTGGCGGAAAAGGAAAGAGAAGCCTGTTAATCCGGAGGTTTGA
- a CDS encoding radical SAM protein, protein MTVHRVLKSRMDVVLVSPGDKRQIYQGLGADLAAVEPPYWTAALAGYLRSEGFEVAIIDANANNWSSEETAAEVAKLEPLLAAVIVYGSQPSASTQTMTIAGKICAAITEKASCKVAIGGLHPTALPERTLREEAVDYVIGGEGFYTLKALIEELRKGGADLATVPGLWYRQGGEVRSNPPAPLVKSLDEVMPAAAWDLLPMDSYRAHNWHCFGNLEERQPYAAIYTSLGCPFGCAFCCINALFGKRGIRYRSPEKVVEEIGLLVDRYGVKNLKIIDELFVLDESHYMTIVDMLIKKGYDLNIWAYARVDTVKPENLVRMRKAGITWLALGIETANPEVRDSAQKNMRVKDIAKVVEEIKRAGISVIGNYIFGLPEDTLETMNETLRLAEELNCEFANFYCAMAYPGSELYQKAVREGWELPEKWQDYSQHSYAMLPLPTKTLTAKEVLRFRDDAFHRYFENPAYLEMIEGKFGTGVRRHVEEMTKTRLKRKLLES, encoded by the coding sequence ATGACCGTACACCGGGTTTTAAAGTCGCGTATGGACGTGGTTCTGGTCTCTCCCGGAGACAAGCGGCAGATATATCAGGGCCTCGGGGCCGATCTCGCCGCCGTGGAGCCCCCCTACTGGACGGCGGCGCTGGCGGGATACCTGCGGAGCGAGGGTTTCGAGGTCGCGATAATCGACGCCAACGCCAACAACTGGTCGAGCGAGGAAACCGCCGCCGAGGTGGCGAAGCTCGAACCTCTCCTCGCCGCCGTCATCGTCTACGGCTCCCAGCCCTCCGCCTCTACCCAGACAATGACGATAGCGGGAAAGATCTGCGCCGCCATCACCGAAAAAGCTTCCTGCAAAGTGGCTATCGGCGGCCTCCACCCGACTGCGCTCCCCGAGAGGACGCTACGCGAGGAGGCGGTGGATTACGTGATTGGGGGGGAAGGCTTCTACACGCTAAAAGCGCTGATAGAGGAGCTGAGGAAAGGCGGCGCCGATCTTGCCACGGTGCCGGGCCTCTGGTACAGGCAGGGGGGAGAGGTCAGGTCCAATCCCCCCGCTCCCCTCGTCAAGTCTCTGGACGAGGTGATGCCCGCTGCAGCCTGGGACCTTCTGCCGATGGATAGCTACCGGGCGCACAACTGGCACTGCTTCGGCAATCTGGAGGAGCGCCAGCCCTACGCCGCCATCTACACCAGCCTCGGCTGCCCTTTCGGCTGCGCCTTTTGCTGCATCAACGCGCTCTTCGGCAAGAGGGGGATACGCTACCGGAGTCCGGAAAAGGTAGTGGAAGAGATCGGCCTTCTGGTTGACCGCTACGGGGTGAAAAACCTCAAGATCATCGACGAGCTTTTCGTGCTCGACGAGAGCCACTACATGACGATAGTCGACATGCTCATAAAGAAGGGCTACGATCTCAACATCTGGGCCTACGCGAGGGTTGACACCGTAAAACCGGAGAACCTCGTCAGGATGAGAAAGGCGGGCATAACCTGGCTCGCCCTCGGCATCGAGACCGCCAACCCCGAGGTGCGCGACAGCGCCCAGAAGAACATGCGGGTAAAGGACATCGCCAAAGTCGTAGAGGAGATTAAACGGGCCGGGATAAGCGTCATAGGAAACTATATCTTCGGCCTTCCCGAGGATACCCTTGAGACGATGAACGAGACCCTCCGGCTCGCCGAGGAGCTGAACTGCGAGTTCGCCAATTTCTACTGCGCGATGGCCTATCCCGGCTCGGAACTGTACCAAAAAGCCGTAAGGGAGGGGTGGGAGCTGCCGGAGAAATGGCAGGATTACTCGCAGCACTCCTATGCTATGCTGCCGCTCCCGACGAAGACGCTCACCGCCAAAGAGGTTCTTCGCTTTAGGGACGACGCTTTTCACCGGTACTTCGAGAACCCCGCGTATCTTGAGATGATCGAGGGGAAATTCGGGACCGGCGTGAGAAGACACGTCGAGGAGATGACGAAGACGCGGCTGAAAAGAAAGCTGCTGGAATCCTGA
- a CDS encoding transketolase, protein MRDTLIERISSRMDSDNSLFFLTADLGAPSFDALKDRHPRRCINVGIAEQNLVNIATGLALEGFTVYAYGIAPFISMRACEQLRNLALLAQSRELNVNLVSLGAGFSYDVSGPTHHCIEDISIIRLLPNIELFSPCDSFITGEFFDFTLNAKRPKYLRLDGKLLSPVYDGLKPDFDRGFSVLRQGGKVCLVTTGYATQKGLRIIDRLKEEKVEAGLIDLYLLKGCDEEALASALSGYESIFTVEESLIGRGGLDSLAANLICDRNLPARLRRYGPSGSYHFPNGGREYLHKTYGMDDEAILRDLLACQ, encoded by the coding sequence ATGCGGGACACCCTCATCGAGCGCATCTCCAGCCGCATGGATTCCGACAACTCCCTCTTTTTCCTGACTGCGGACCTCGGCGCCCCCTCCTTCGACGCCCTCAAGGACCGTCACCCCAGGCGGTGCATAAACGTCGGGATAGCCGAGCAGAACCTTGTCAACATCGCCACCGGCCTCGCGCTGGAAGGCTTTACCGTCTACGCCTACGGCATCGCCCCCTTCATTTCGATGCGCGCCTGCGAGCAGCTTCGGAACCTCGCCCTTCTGGCGCAGTCGCGGGAACTGAACGTCAACCTCGTGAGTCTCGGGGCGGGGTTCAGCTACGACGTCTCGGGGCCGACCCACCACTGCATCGAGGACATCTCCATAATCCGGCTTCTCCCGAACATCGAGCTTTTCTCGCCCTGCGACAGTTTCATCACCGGGGAATTTTTCGATTTCACCCTGAACGCGAAGCGGCCCAAATACCTCCGGCTCGACGGCAAGCTCCTCTCCCCCGTCTACGATGGCTTAAAGCCCGATTTCGACAGGGGTTTCAGCGTGCTCAGGCAGGGCGGGAAGGTTTGCCTCGTCACCACCGGGTACGCGACGCAAAAGGGGCTTCGGATTATCGACCGCCTCAAGGAGGAGAAGGTCGAAGCCGGTCTCATCGACCTTTACCTGCTGAAGGGCTGCGACGAGGAGGCGCTGGCGTCCGCGCTTTCGGGCTATGAGAGCATCTTCACCGTCGAGGAATCCCTGATCGGAAGGGGCGGGCTGGACAGCCTCGCCGCCAACCTCATCTGCGACAGAAATCTTCCCGCGAGGCTCAGGAGGTACGGGCCTTCCGGCAGCTACCATTTCCCCAACGGCGGGAGGGAATACCTGCACAAGACCTACGGAATGGACGACGAAGCCATCCTCCGCGACCTTCTGGCGTGCCAATGA
- a CDS encoding transketolase translates to MTLERSELAGKAGWCRRETIKLHRRCPETRLASSLSCVELLTVLFYGGFLRFDPQKPQWEGRDRFIVSKGHGSISLYPILADLGFFPSRELELIGSEEGILKVIPDTTIPGYETINGSLGHGLGVACGMARGLLEKGSARKVFVLLGDGELNEGSVWEAIMFAVQHNLHNLVLVLDNNGGSMLDFCRNILDLAPVGEKLQTFGWEAVTVDGHDTGALALAFEKCAGSATAAPKAIIANTVKGKGVPMLEKDPLSHVRMLTAEQVDEALEELC, encoded by the coding sequence TTGACCCTTGAACGAAGCGAGCTTGCCGGAAAGGCCGGTTGGTGCAGGCGGGAGACGATAAAACTCCACCGCCGCTGCCCGGAGACCCGCCTCGCCTCCTCCCTTTCCTGCGTCGAGCTGCTGACGGTCCTCTTTTACGGCGGGTTCCTGCGCTTTGACCCGCAAAAGCCGCAGTGGGAAGGGAGAGACCGCTTCATAGTCAGCAAGGGCCATGGCTCGATCTCCCTCTACCCGATTCTCGCCGACCTCGGCTTTTTCCCATCCCGCGAGCTGGAGCTCATAGGAAGCGAGGAGGGCATTCTGAAGGTCATTCCCGACACAACCATCCCCGGCTACGAGACCATAAACGGCTCTCTCGGCCACGGGCTCGGCGTGGCCTGCGGGATGGCGAGAGGCCTTCTGGAAAAAGGGAGCGCCCGGAAGGTTTTCGTCCTTCTGGGCGACGGCGAGCTCAATGAGGGGTCGGTCTGGGAGGCGATAATGTTCGCCGTGCAACACAACCTTCACAACCTTGTCCTCGTCCTGGACAACAACGGCGGCTCGATGCTGGATTTTTGCCGTAACATACTGGACCTCGCTCCGGTCGGGGAGAAATTACAGACTTTCGGGTGGGAAGCCGTGACCGTTGACGGCCACGACACCGGCGCCCTCGCCCTGGCCTTTGAAAAGTGCGCCGGGAGCGCGACCGCCGCGCCGAAAGCCATAATCGCCAACACCGTAAAGGGCAAGGGAGTCCCCATGCTGGAAAAAGACCCCCTTTCCCATGTGCGGATGTTGACGGCAGAGCAGGTTGACGAAGCTCTGGAGGAACTGTGTTGA
- the rfbC gene encoding dTDP-4-dehydrorhamnose 3,5-epimerase: protein MKVEKTALEGVLLIKPEVFEDHRGEFFELYNEKLYKESGITADFIQDDLSVSSKGVLRGLHGDKVTTKLLTCILGRIYMVVADCNEKSPTFGKWISLTLTEKNRHQLLVPPLYGLGHLALTDRIALNYKQSSYYDPKGQFTYRWDDPRFKIWWPVKNPILSRRDESGDYV from the coding sequence ATGAAAGTCGAAAAGACGGCGCTCGAAGGGGTTCTCCTGATAAAGCCCGAGGTCTTCGAGGACCACAGGGGCGAGTTTTTCGAGCTTTACAACGAAAAGCTCTACAAAGAGAGCGGCATAACCGCCGATTTCATCCAGGACGACCTCTCGGTCTCCTCGAAAGGGGTGCTGCGGGGGCTTCACGGCGACAAGGTCACGACCAAGCTCCTCACCTGTATTCTGGGAAGAATCTACATGGTGGTGGCGGACTGCAACGAAAAGTCGCCCACCTTCGGCAAGTGGATCTCCCTCACCCTCACCGAAAAGAACCGCCACCAGCTCCTCGTGCCGCCGCTTTACGGGCTCGGCCATCTGGCGCTCACCGACAGGATAGCGCTCAACTACAAGCAGTCCTCCTACTACGACCCCAAAGGCCAGTTCACCTACAGGTGGGACGATCCCCGCTTCAAAATCTGGTGGCCGGTGAAAAACCCCATCCTTTCGCGGCGGGATGAAAGCGGGGATTACGTTTGA